Within Triticum dicoccoides isolate Atlit2015 ecotype Zavitan chromosome 1B, WEW_v2.0, whole genome shotgun sequence, the genomic segment AAATTGAGTGACCATGAATGTATTTATCTCATTTGTAAACCATGGATGAAAGTAAAGGGCGCGCTGAACGACAGTACGCTACAGCTGTGGCATGAAACGTGCCGTCGCAGCACATCTCAACTGCGAACGCATCGCACATCTCCCTGCCGCGACCGACCGTCACGGTAGTTAGACCCGTGTGCGCCGCAAGCTGCCAGCCTTCCCTAGAGTTTCCTATATCCTCTCTTTCCTCTCCGCTCTCGGGTTTCTTCACCATTAGATCCCACCGATTCCACGCTCCACTGATCCTGCTGGTCCGGCGGCTCGCCGCTACCGATTGAACACCCCAATTCGGGCCCCTCCATTCGGTCTAATTGGGAGGTTCTTTGGAAGCGCATCCACCCACGAATCGAGGTAATTGACTTATGCTCCACGCCCTGACATTGGTTTCTTGCGTAAAGGTTGGATCTTTCCTTGGATTAACTGGTTGGACCGGCTTGTTGTGGAGTGGGCGTCGTCATGGATGTGCCTGACCCGAATCTTGGTGTCCttagcttgtcgctcactggggaAAGTTTTTCTTCAATCTGTGAACTGTTTGTTGTATCTAACCGTGTCAAATGTCGGCTTGCAGGATTGGAGCTTTCTTGCAGTTGCATTCAGGAATCATGAATAATTTGTTGCAAGACTGATGCGGGTGTTGAGGTAACTACTGGATGAATTTGTTATTATGGCCAATGCCCTGATTCTGCCCGGGGCTTATGAGCTTGCTGAATATCTGAAGTACAAGTAACCATGGATAGAAAAGTCGGAGTGGTTTTAGTCTGCCTGCTCTTCCTACTCATTGGGGAAGTTTCGGCGGTTGCCCAGACCGAGGTTGGTCATGTGCGTGTAACACAGGAGGCACCAGATCTGAAGCTAGAGGATGCTGGTAGACATGATGTGTCCCAAAGTGGAAGGGTGTCGGTGTATGTTGTTGCATGGTCGACGCTTGCGATGGCTGCAGCAACAGGGTTGGGAGCACTTCCCTTCTTTTTCCTGGAGCTAGAGGCCCAATGGGCAGGCCTTTGCAATGGGTTGGCAGCTGGGGTGATGTTGGCAGCAAGTTTTGATCTTGTGCAGGAAGGGCAGATGTACGGCAGTGGGAGTTGGGTTGTTTTTGGGATTTTGAGTGGAGGGATCTTTATTTGGCTTTGCAAGAAGGTAAATCTTGCTTCATACTCTTTGTCGTTTAGCGATATCATTGATCATTTACATCGACTGATTTATTGCCAGATATACAACCACAACTATTATAGTCGAAAGAAGTAGTTAAGGCACCTATGATGTATGCTCTAGCTCAAGAAAAAACTTTAGTTTACTCCGAGATGGCTTTCTTCTGTCCAAGTATCTGTCAGCATGCTGATGGTTTAGCAGTATGAGCCTACTTACATAGTCTTGGATCCACAATTTTTGTAGCTGCCAGGGTTAAGTCTGAAGCGCAGGCAGTTGAAGGAAGTGCACTAGTCAAGTCAGCTGGATGTTTCAGTGAAAGAATTAAACAAAATCATTAGGTTTCATGATGAAGTGCCACGTCCAGCGGGCAGAACACATTAGTCTGCTCTGGCCGAAATTTGTTTATGTGGGCATTGTGCGAGCTGCTTAGATGCGGTTTGGTAGGAACTAGGGTTCTACCGGGTCTAGGGCGGAGTttgtaggggaaggagggaggCGGATGAGCTCTTGACCGCGCGAGACGGCGCCGACTCGCCGGCNNNNNNNNNNNNNNNNNNNNNNNNNNNNNNNNNNNNNNNNNNNNNNNNNNNNNNNNNNNNNNNNNNNNNNNNNNNNNNNNNNNNNNNNNNNNNNNNNNNNNNNNNNNNNNNNNNNNNNNNNNNNNNNNNNNNNNNNNNNNNNNNNNNNNNNNNNNNNNNNNNNNNNNNNNNNNNNNNNNNNNNNNNNNNNNNNNNNNNNNNNNNNNNNNNNNNNNNNNNNNNNNNNNNNNNNNNNNNNNNNNNNNGTCTCGCGCGGTGGAGAGGCGGCGGTgatgggaggaggcggcggcgcagttagggttccggctcctctgggagccgggcaatacaATTGTCTTATTGCTTAATTTTCCAAAGAGGTCTTACAGCTGTTTATATAATCTCGGTGCTAAATAAAAATAAGATaacttgggctaagcccctaactaaACGTGCCCATTGGGCCTCCTCCGTCACGCCCGGCGCGTGGCACGCCAAGGCCTGGAAACGGTCGGCAaagtcctgcaccgtggaggtgaagggGAGGCGGCCGAGCTCCGCCAGCCGGCTCCCGCATATCGGCGGCCCGAAGCTAAGGAGGCATAGCTCGCGAAAGCGCTCCCAtgggggcatgccgccctcgtcccgCTCGAGGGCGTACTACCACGTCCGTGCGGTGCCCCGGAGGTGGTTAGAGGCGAGCCAGGTGCGGTCCGACGCTAGCGTGCATTGCCCCCGGAAGAACTGctcacactggttgagccagttgagtgGGTCCTCGGTGCCGTCGTAGGTGGCGAAGTCGATCTTGGCGAAGCGCGGCGGTGTTTGAGCATGACCGCCGTGGGTGTACGGTTCGGCGGTACAGAGCAGCGAGGAGGATGGCGCCGGGTCGGTGTACGCAGGGGATCGCCCGGGAAAAGGCGGACCGTCAAGGCCTGCGTAGGGGCCGGCGTTGCCGGAAGGCCCGGCGTATTGCAGGGTGGCCGCCGGCTGTTCCGCGGCCGTAGTGTAGACCGGCTGCGGCGATGACCCGCCCAACCAGGTCGGCAGCGGTGACGGTGAGGGCGGGAACCGGACCTGCTGGATCGGAACGCCCCCCGGCGCGGTTGTCGTTGGCCCGGTGCTGGGCGGCGGTGGCGCCTGCAGTTGCAGCGGCTGTTGCATGGGGGCGCCGGACGCGGCGGAAACCGCGATGGCCGGCGACGGCCATTGCGGCCAGAGCGGggtggaggcgggcggcggctgcaGCGGCCCGACTAGCGCCACGGAGGCCGCCGGGTTCGGCGGATGCCACGGCAGGAGCGGCGACCTGGTGACGGCGGCGGGTGGCGCGGCCGGCGGCGGCCCGTAGGGGCCTGCCAGGTATAGGCGGATGCCTTGGAACCGTGGTGGCGAGATCGCGGAGGGCTCCCGAGACCTCCTCCGGGGTGAAGACAGCGGGGACCGGCGCGGCGTTGGTGATGGGTGCCGGCGGCTGGGGTGCGCTAGCCGAGGCGGACAGCGGATCGGTTGTGGCGGTGGATAGCGGGAGGGTGGGTGTGGGCGGCGGCGAAGACATGATCGGAACCGAGCTAGCTGGTACCAAAGTGGTAGGAACTAGGGTTCTACCGGGTCTAGGGCGGAGCttgtaggggaaggagggaggCGGATGAGCTCTTGACTGCGGCGGCGTCTCACGCGGTGGAGAGGCAGCGGCGATGGGAGGAGGCTGTGGCGCagttagggttccggctcctctgggagccgggcaatagaattGTCTTATCGCTTAATTTTCCAAAGAGGTCTTACAGCTGTTTATATAATCTCAGTGCTAAATAAAAATAAGATAACTTGGTCTAAGCCCCTAACTAAACGTGCCCAttgggcctcctccggctataagttacACCGGTCATAACACGGTTGGTATTCACAGCGTTTATTCCAGTTTGGTGGACATACCCACTTAAAGTGGTCAGCAGCATGCAGCTTCCTACGCGCGTCTCGTCTGATGTTTCTGTTGAGGGACGCTCAATGCTGGTCATTCCCACGTTTTGGCCACGCAGTTCGCGAATGGTAATACCTCCTGGCAGACCAAACTTTTTCGGTGGTGCTCACTCACCTCAAACGGGTGTAGAATGAGACCGTATTTTCCTTGAACCAGCCGATGAACATGCGTCGGCATGACCTTGTACAGCTCCGTTTCATCAACGTTGAGCATCAGCCTCTGTGCCGAGTGTGTGCCCTTTATGGGCCCTGTACCGCTGGGAAGTGGTATGCTGCATACAGCTAATGTGGCAGGAAAGGAATGGCCACTGTAGCAGGAAAGGATGGACACGTATATGCAAAACCGTAAAGAGAGAGCTAGCTATATATATTCTCTGTAACTACAAGTCTACAACATGGTACTGTTAGtgtttttttttgacagaaagtgATAGGGAATATCTTTTTCAAAgggtttgttagtgtatgtttggtTGTACTGTTTGGTTGTACTGCAGCTAATGTTGAGTGCTCATATGCGGACTTACCAGCTAACATTGTGCCTCATGTAGCTCCACCGCAACCGCAAGTGCCCACTTAACTTAGCAGTTGCCCACAAAGAGCCACTTCGTGATTATTTTACTGGCGGGCTTGGCTTGGCGGGTCTATTGGCAGTGCTGCCATTTTCATGCCTAAGTAGGTTAATGTGAACATGGTACTCGTTATGTGTCTACACTACTAACTACCCTCGTGTAGGCTTATCTTGCTTTAAAAGAATTAGACTGCTGATAAGATTATTCTGGTTAACTGAGCTGAAACCTTAAATGTCAATGCATGGCTGATGTGCATGTTGCTGTGCCAGTTCAACGATCTGAATTGGCACTAGAATAAACTTGTTAACCGCATTTAGCATCATATCAGCTCAGGATGCTAGCTGTGTTTTCAGCATTAGCGAATATATTTTGTTCCATTCATTTTGGTTATATTTTCCTTTAGATGATACAGTATCTTTCATTTCGTTGATCACAGATTCTTGAGCAACATGGAGAAGTAAGTATGTTGGATATAAAAGGTGCAGATGCAAGTAAAGTTATTCTTGTTGTTGGAATAATGACACTCCATTCTTTTGGCGAGGGTTCTGGTGTTGGTGTTTCCTTTGTTGGGTCAAAAGGATTATCTCAAGGTCTTTTAGTTACTGTAGCTATAGCAGTGCACAACATACCTGAAGGCCTGGCTGTAAGCATGGTACTATCATCTAGGGGTGTCTCCCCACAAAAAGCAATGCTATGGAGTATCATAACATCTTTACCACAGGTGCGTTTTCTTTTGCTGTCATCGAGTGGAAATATGAAAGTATTATTTGATACACGCATCATCCTCATTCAGATATGGAACATTAATCAATTTTTAGCTATATTAATTCCTTGTTTCTTACTAGAAAAATAATACTGAATCGGATAATCGGTTTGGCTCCCAGGTCCAGATGAGGCTGGAATCTTCATTCTTATTGAGATTATTAACCGTAGCTGCATTCCAGTGCATATTCGTCCTTTTTACAAAAAATTTGAACAGTGGTAGACCTCATGTACCAGATATTAATACGGGCTGCTCCATTTCTTCTGTGTCAGTACAGACGGCAGTTTGATGCTCACTCACCGCGTAGTACTCACACCTGGACCGACGTGGTGGTTTGCCGTGAATGCCAGCAGGTTCCCTAGTAATTAAAAGACCCAACCAGCCTCCCAGCTAACACCTTCTTCCTCCCCTGAATCTGCCTATACCGAGTCCATGGTGTCTTCGTCCTTCAGCGTTCTAATCATATACACCTTGTTAGGACAAGCTGTGTGGTCTTTAGGGTGACTCCCCACTCTGCAAGAGCAAGTTGGACTCATCAACTGACAAGTGACATGACACTACTGCACTTGACTTTCATTATGCCACAATTGGTACCCACTTAATTTTTTGGCGCATGGTTCACAAAATCCCTGAAGTTAAAAACTGCAGTTTTGTTCTGTACTTCAGTGTGTGAGAACTCATCTAAACTCAAGTGGTTTCAGATTGCGGCCTAATTCGTCTTCCCCTTGTATGGAATGGTACGTTTCAGAAATCTGTACAAAATAGGTGAACAATTCATCGACTGAAGCATTTGGAACATACTTCTTTTTCCACCTGGTCCATTTTCCCTGTCGTTTCTGCAGATACCGCCGGCTTGCTGTCTCCCGTCGATGAATCATTGCCAATCTATGCTCCTCCACACCTTTCTGTATCCCATCAAGGTCCTCGAGTTCTTCATGGTCCACCCAACCTTCACCTTCTGCAACTTCCTCGCAGATCCTGCCTGCCCACAAGGGCCAAGGCAAGTGTCGGGGAAGGTGCATGGCAACCCTGTAGGCTGTCGGCATCATCACGAACCGGAGAACCGTCCAATCTCTACGTCACATCGCCAAATATTGGCAGGCTGCTAACACATGATGAGTCAAAAAGATTACATCCTAAACATAATCCAGGCACCATACACATCAAGGCACATACCTGTTGCCTAGACCTAGGGGAAACTCCATGGTAGCTGCATACCTGCATCAAGCTGGCAATCATGCTCATGGGTTCAGGCGCCCATGGGTGCATCCGACCCGAATGGGTAGTGTATGGGTCGTCAACTTCACCCACTGGTAACCCGATTAGTTGTGGGTAGGTATGTGCATAACTTCATACCTATGGGTAACCCGATTAACTATTCTTACTAATTATAAATATTTCATTTTATATAAGACGGACACTATGTATACTCTATATAATGGGcagtaaatctgtacaattattTAAAGGCAAGCCAACAATGTACATCAAGTACGACGCAAAAAAGAAGTACAGCAAGTAGGCCAAAAAGTCCAAGACTAACACAACGTGTATGCATCTCTAGTCCTTTGCTCTTCCCTTCATCCACACAAATCAAGTTTCATGGGCCAAAAATTGCTCAGTCATCGGTCCATAGGAGATGTGCCAGTTGCATGGCACCAAGACCCTGGTGCATCCAATTCATGTAAAGCAAGTAACCACCTCGAGTAGCTAACGAGATAGGGATGGGCAAGCCCTGTAGCCTGTAGGCGGTGTTGCAAGGAACAATTTTAACATACAAAAAATATCCTTATTCTATGGAATGTTGGTCAGAGATAAATGTGAAGTATGATAATTATTCTTCAATGCTCACCCGATGGTGCCCAATTTGGTCGGATTACCTGATGGGTTCGGGCATGGGTCTAAACTTAGACCCAGGGGTAGGGTTgtgggtttgggatgaacccaataGTGGGTCTGGTTGAGGTCGACCTGACCAAACCCGACCCAATTGCCAGGTCACCTAGTACCAAAAATGGCCCCAGCCCAAGGTTGAAGATGACTGGCTCTGTTTACACAGTTCTCGACCACCTTATCCTACGTGATGCTTACCCGTGTGTTCTTCACTAGTTTGGCCCATGCGACCACGTTCATGACACGTTAGCAACTCTTGGGCCTTACCAAAAAATTCTGTACCACTGTCCAGGCGGGACTCATTTTCGTGCACCAGCAGTACATAAGTTGGGACGTCAACAAAGCCGCAAGCACTGTTGCAGGCAACATTTGCAACCCAGCGCTTCTGTTGGCTGGCGGGCTAGACATACCCCATCGCGATAAGCTGAATGCAATACCTCATTTTCCACTCCACCTTATCTTACACTATATTAATTTCGGCACACACACCGCACTCAAACTTGAAGGTCCAGGTACCGAGTTCATCTGTACTCCCGAGCCAAATCGCCTCCCCACATTAAAACCCTCATTTAAAATATTTTTGAGCTGGAACAAGAGAATTCATTTGTGAAATTAACTAGTATCGTTTGTCTTTTGTATGTTagtttttgtgtccatgtgtgtTGCTTATTTGTTTGCTTGTGCAAAACAGTATGTTGGTTTATGTATGTGTGCTAGAAAGTGGTGAAAGACTTAAGGTCCTAACTCCTAAGTACAGTTGACATGCACCATAGCGTTGCACGCTCTCATGAATCATAAAATGATTTTTTTCCTGTGAAATTTTAAATTTTAATGACCTCAGACTCTGAATTGTTGAAATATCATAATGAATCACAGTGGTAGATTCACCGATGAGTACTAGTACTATATTTGTATTCGCAGCAGGTGTGCTTTCTTTGTCATGTCATACTTATTTGTAATTTACTATTTCTGTTGCCATTTCTGTAGTCCAATAAGGCTAAGTGCTTCACATACTAGTTTGGTAACCGTTTGTGAAGCTCAAAAAGTTTCTCCAAACTCCGCCGAACCTAATTGACAAAATCAACAATAACATTTCATATCTTGGAGAGGAGTCAATATTTATAATGAACTTGTGGAAACGAGCTCATCAAACATCTCAAAGAAGTGCAATTAGAGAAATGGCATCACAAAGGATCTTAAATACTAAATCGTATAACAATCACTATTTATTTATAGGCATTGTACAAATAAATTCTGCACTATTTTCTTAGTATTACTTTTTCTTAGTATTACTTTGTGAATGACTTGTGCCACAGCTGTTTACACGTGCAACTTTTTCTTAGTATTACTTTGTGAATGAAATGCTCATATGCTTATCTGCAACAGCTTTCAAAGTTGATCTCCACTTTTGAGTTACATTTGGTGGTTACATTCTTTTCTTTACACTCTGATGACCCTGTTTCATTTTCCTTGGTAAATATAGCCAATTGTTGCTGTGCCTGCATTCCTTTGTGCCGATGCATTTCAGAAGGTGCTTCCTTTCTGTACTGGTTTTGCTGCAGGGTGCATGATATGGATTGTTATTGCAGAGGTTCTTCCTGATGCTTTTAAGGTGACTACCCTTTCGTCATCAAGAAATTGTTGACTGAAGTTGTTGTTTTCATTGGTTTTATAATGCAGTCCTGAGTATTTCTGTGTTACATGCAGGAAGCAACTCCATCTCAAGTAGCCTCTGCTGGAACACTTGCTGTTGCTTTTATGGAAACATTAAGTACCGTGCTTCAGGGATTCACGGATGGCCACGGGTAAGTTGCCTCTTATATTATTTAAGGATCTTACTTGGACTAGTACAACTTTCAACTGATGCTGTTGATTTGTTCTGATCTAGCTTGGAAGATACATCAGGCTTTTTGGTATCACTTGTATTTGGTCTTGGTCCACTTTTTGGAGGAATTATACTTGTCGCGTTCTCGCTTGCCTTCAACATGCCACACCCTCTTCTTACTGGTGTAGCATCTGGCATTGCCTTCCGTCTTGCTTCATGGAGGCCATTGCAACTTGTGATGTCCTTAAAGATGGGTCTCTTCACCACCTTGTTCCTCCTGCTAGGAGGTTCCGTCTTCTACCATCTCGTGGAAGCAAGCATCCTTATGGTTGCTAAACACAATAAATCATCCGTCAATGTCATTACATCTTCCAGCAGGCTCTCTCTTAGTGTCCTCACACAGCAATCGCTCCTTGCTTGCGGTTGCGTCTTCCTTCACGCCTACGCCGAAGGGCTTGCACTTGGTGTGGCGGCACGCAAGGCATCTGGTCTAGGCCGCTACATGGTTCTTCCAGTCTCTCTTCACGGCCTACCACGGGGTGCTGCTGTTGCTAGTTGTGTATATGGTGCCACTGATAGCTGGCGAGGAGCCTTGGCAGCTGCAGCTCTGACCGGGTTTGCGGGACCAAGCGCGGCCATCGGTGCAATCCTTGCGAAGATTGGCTATGATGGACTGGACTATTGGATGGTGATTGCATGCGGGGCTTTGATCCCAAGCTTTGGCCGTGTCTTCAGACGCTCGTTGCGGCTGGACGCGAGGAAGAGCGTCTGCGGGATCCTGATAGGTTTTGGTTTTGCTTGGGTGTGTTTGATGTCCACCAGATTCATCTGCTTGCACACCCCTTACTGCAATTCAGCTCCAGAAGCGGTCACATGATGTGTTCCTGTCAGATAGTCACATGTAACATCAATGTAACGATAATACTGAAATTATAAGAGGGACATCCTTTCCTTGTATGAACAAAGTGATGAAAGGGAAACGAACATTAGACAGTGATTTTGCTAATCTTGCAAATTGTGCCACTACAACACAAAAGAAAAGACCGCCTGCTACTTTGGTGAATATTCATTTAGGTGTAATATCCCTTGGCCTCAATATGTTGGCTGAGCACGAGGAGAGAGCTGATTCGAAAGTCCTCTTGATGAACAATAAAAAAGtaataaaaatattttttttcaaactttgacAAATGCTTTGAGTGCTTGCAAAGTTTTGTCGTTGAACATTCGTAAAGTTTCATCACGGAATGACATTCAAGAAAGTTCATGAATGTCATTTTATGATAGCTTTCCAAGCACTCAAAACTTTTTGATTCGTCACagtttaagagcaattttgaaaaTTGTGCGGCGCATGATGAGTGGCAGTGATGAGTGGCAGCAAGCGTATTTTCTTTTCGAAGGCGTATCATTTTCTTCATTTCGACGAGCGGTCTAGAAAAAAATCACGAAAATGCGCTCGCTACTATTCGTTGTGCATCGCACAATTTTTAAAACCGCTCTTAAACTATGACAAATCTCGAAAAGTTTTCAACATGACAAGTTGTGCCTATTTCATAGCTTTCCATCACACGTCTCATTCCGACAAACGGTTTAAAAACTGGATCAAAAACAGTACCGGAAGAAAGGCACGCACATTTTTTTGCGACGAGAAGTTCATTCGTCTCAGTACTGCAGTACTCTTGCTTCAACAATGTCGTGCACTTGCGTTGAACATGCAGTACAAAAGTGTGTGAAATAACTATTCTGTTAATATTATCAGAATATGACAAATATTTCTTACcatcagtggtagttaccaccactcgcGTTTTCTATATTGTATGTGTTATCTATCAAAATTAAAGAGTATGTACGTGTAATATGTATTACatccgtcctataatataagaatgtttttaagCTATGTCAGCTTGAAAAACgttattatattatgggacgaacggAGTAGTATATAATAACGTTTAGGTAGTATACACCacattttgaacatactctttttacgtacaaatatgtacatatttcacaaatataacaaaattaTGGACTTATATGCAATTTTTTCGTATAACTTGCTttaaaatatcttagatatagtatataaaTATATGTAGAGTGATAAAGTAATACATATATTACTACATGATAGTATATAAGACATGTGAGGTAACTACCATTGGGTGACAGAATGTATTTTTTTCCGGAAAGTCTATTCATCACCCATGGTGCAGAATAAATTATTCTTCACCCGAAGTAATCTTATGAtcatttcataaataaattacatttgaaatacaaatagttacattcatattaATTCACTGCGTAAAATTTGACAAAAAAATAGGTCATAAGACCAGAAAAATTGCATTTTATGTACACTTTACATTATGTTTTTACATCTGTAATTTaatgtaacataaaatattttttatgatgattatatattttcttacgttttCTTTCTATATCTCAAATAAGATAAAATTTACCGAACGCAAAATTACGATGCATTGATGTTAAAATAGGTGGGGGTGAAGAATAATtttccattccataatgtagtatatagtaatactattcatcacccaggttacagaataagttattctttacccgaggtaatcttacgatcacttCATAAAAATTACGTTtgaaatacaaatagttacattcatattgattcactacgtaaaatttggtataagaaaataaaaaataggttataagaccagaaatatcgcattttatgtatgtttttacgttcgtaattttacgtaacataaaatattttttacggcgagtatatattttcttacgttctctttttacgtatgaaataagacaaaatttacaaaACCTAAAATTATGGTGCATTGACATCAAAAcaaagagggggtgaagaataactattcctaagTCATGGTGACGAAATATGATAATTTTttctactaccgggtgtagttactctCTCTTTTGTTTCGTACGTTTTAGGTAGTATCTATCATA encodes:
- the LOC119330703 gene encoding putative zinc transporter At3g08650, whose amino-acid sequence is MDRKVGVVLVCLLFLLIGEVSAVAQTEVGHVRVTQEAPDLKLEDAGRHDVSQSGRVSVYVVAWSTLAMAAATGLGALPFFFLELEAQWAGLCNGLAAGVMLAASFDLVQEGQMYGSGSWVVFGILSGGIFIWLCKKILEQHGEVSMLDIKGADASKVILVVGIMTLHSFGEGSGVGVSFVGSKGLSQGLLVTVAIAVHNIPEGLAVSMVLSSRGVSPQKAMLWSIITSLPQPIVAVPAFLCADAFQKVLPFCTGFAAGCMIWIVIAEVLPDAFKEATPSQVASAGTLAVAFMETLSTVLQGFTDGHGLEDTSGFLVSLVFGLGPLFGGIILVAFSLAFNMPHPLLTGVASGIAFRLASWRPLQLVMSLKMGLFTTLFLLLGGSVFYHLVEASILMVAKHNKSSVNVITSSSRLSLSVLTQQSLLACGCVFLHAYAEGLALGVAARKASGLGRYMVLPVSLHGLPRGAAVASCVYGATDSWRGALAAAALTGFAGPSAAIGAILAKIGYDGLDYWMVIACGALIPSFGRVFRRSLRLDARKSVCGILIGFGFAWVCLMSTRFICLHTPYCNSAPEAVT